In Verrucomicrobiales bacterium, a single window of DNA contains:
- a CDS encoding GNAT family N-acetyltransferase: protein MTTNDAQITLATRLRPLTHRDSAKPFDFRVSDEESDRDWDAFLQATPHGHFQQSSIWVGVKRHEGWRPLRIVVRQGDLIRGGVQLLVRSTRFGAMAYVSKGPVVDRDDEGLMNLLIQATQGLAKLRGIRGIVLQLPDFAGHFDPLLLQQGFALNAVAKLITATCCIDVGNPGWEELISRSTRKHIRQAGKRGVVIREGGESELPLFFELMCATCRRQNTRPAPATPEALAQLWRPFAERGLGRLTFAECEGQVTAGLLSMRFGQRMTQWKKGWNDLHGDKHPNAMLAHEGAVWARSVGATLVDFVGMEPQIARAVLSQEIQTEDQLASRYAFILRMGGKPQLLPQPRVYWVNPLLRLVYGRLAPWARRYRKMDA, encoded by the coding sequence ATGACAACCAACGACGCTCAGATAACGCTTGCAACCCGGCTTCGTCCGCTGACGCACCGGGATTCGGCTAAACCGTTCGACTTTCGGGTCTCGGACGAAGAAAGCGATCGCGACTGGGACGCGTTTCTTCAAGCCACACCTCACGGGCATTTCCAACAATCCTCCATCTGGGTGGGTGTGAAGAGGCATGAGGGTTGGCGACCGCTCCGCATTGTGGTTCGGCAGGGAGATCTGATTCGGGGAGGCGTGCAGCTTCTCGTCCGCTCCACCCGTTTCGGCGCGATGGCCTACGTCAGCAAAGGGCCCGTGGTGGATCGGGATGATGAGGGGTTGATGAACTTGCTCATCCAGGCGACCCAAGGATTGGCGAAGCTGCGCGGTATCCGCGGCATCGTGCTGCAGCTACCTGATTTTGCCGGTCACTTTGACCCTTTGCTGCTTCAGCAGGGGTTCGCGCTCAACGCGGTGGCGAAGCTGATCACCGCAACCTGCTGCATCGATGTGGGCAACCCGGGATGGGAAGAGCTGATTTCACGCAGCACGCGAAAGCACATTCGCCAAGCGGGTAAGCGGGGGGTGGTCATCCGCGAAGGGGGTGAATCGGAATTGCCCCTGTTTTTCGAATTGATGTGCGCGACTTGCCGACGTCAGAACACCCGTCCCGCACCCGCCACGCCCGAAGCGCTCGCTCAATTGTGGCGGCCGTTCGCCGAGCGTGGGTTGGGGCGACTGACCTTTGCGGAGTGCGAGGGGCAGGTGACGGCCGGCTTGTTATCGATGCGGTTTGGCCAGCGCATGACCCAGTGGAAGAAGGGGTGGAATGATCTTCACGGGGACAAGCATCCCAATGCCATGCTGGCGCACGAAGGTGCGGTTTGGGCTCGGTCGGTGGGGGCGACCTTGGTTGATTTTGTCGGGATGGAGCCGCAAATCGCCCGCGCCGTGTTGAGTCAGGAGATCCAAACCGAGGATCAGTTGGCCAGCCGCTACGCGTTCATCCTTCGTATGGGTGGAAAGCCGCAACTGTTGCCGCAGCCGCGAGTCTATTGGGTGAACCCATTGCTTCGGCTGGTTTATGGACGCCTCGCACCTTGGGCGCGGCGTTATCGCAAGATGGATGCGTGA
- a CDS encoding aldo/keto reductase, which yields MDLTRTAYGTWSGGRFMHFGDELPEDRFIHVIQHAYKSGVRTFMTADVYGNGAADEMLGRALKGIPRDTYCLVGAIGHDFYTGKRDGSKGFPRFTHPQLRQPAAYYDYVRMATEKSLTRCGADRFDCLLLHNPDSTGYSSDAVWKAMSRLQDDQLTDRLGIAPGPANGFTLDIILCLERFGPLLDWAMIILNPLEPWPGTLCLPAAVKHDVKIITRVVDYGGLFHDDVKPGHKFGYGDHRTFRPAGWIEAGNEKLEKMRSVAQKHGLTMLQLASIWNLSQKPVESVIPTFIQETDPQSKSIEAKVSELANLPQITLSEAESQLIAEVGNNKGCMALKGANRSHSGEPEADHWGVSPDLDGVGKRWGINPDTDLVCTHVTPAKAT from the coding sequence ATGGATTTAACACGCACGGCCTACGGCACCTGGAGCGGCGGACGGTTTATGCATTTCGGAGATGAACTGCCGGAAGATCGCTTCATCCACGTCATCCAGCACGCTTACAAAAGCGGCGTTCGCACCTTCATGACCGCCGATGTCTATGGGAACGGGGCGGCGGATGAGATGCTGGGACGTGCGCTGAAAGGGATTCCCCGGGACACTTATTGCCTGGTCGGCGCGATCGGCCATGACTTTTATACCGGAAAGCGCGACGGCTCCAAAGGCTTCCCGCGCTTCACCCATCCCCAACTCCGTCAGCCAGCGGCCTATTACGACTATGTGCGCATGGCGACCGAAAAGTCGTTGACCCGCTGCGGGGCCGACAGATTCGACTGCCTGCTCCTGCACAACCCGGACTCGACGGGTTACTCCAGCGATGCGGTCTGGAAGGCGATGAGCCGTTTGCAGGACGACCAGCTCACCGACCGACTCGGCATCGCTCCCGGGCCAGCCAATGGCTTCACCTTGGACATCATCCTTTGTCTGGAACGCTTCGGCCCTCTCCTGGATTGGGCCATGATCATCCTCAATCCGCTCGAGCCCTGGCCGGGCACGCTCTGCCTGCCCGCGGCAGTGAAGCACGACGTGAAGATCATCACCCGCGTGGTGGACTACGGTGGCCTGTTCCATGACGATGTCAAACCGGGGCACAAATTCGGCTACGGCGATCATCGCACCTTCCGGCCGGCGGGCTGGATCGAGGCGGGCAATGAGAAGCTCGAGAAAATGCGCTCAGTGGCGCAGAAGCATGGCCTGACCATGCTGCAGCTCGCCTCCATCTGGAATCTGTCGCAGAAGCCGGTGGAAAGCGTGATTCCCACCTTCATCCAGGAGACAGATCCGCAGAGCAAATCCATCGAGGCCAAAGTGTCCGAGCTGGCGAATCTACCGCAGATCACCCTCTCCGAAGCGGAGTCCCAATTGATCGCCGAGGTCGGTAACAACAAGGGTTGCATGGCGCTGAAAGGCGCCAATCGATCCCACTCAGGCGAACCCGAGGCGGATCATTGGGGAGTCTCACCGGATCTGGATGGCGTAGGGAAGCGCTGGGGCATCAACCCGGACACCGATCTGGTCTGCACCCACGTGACCCCCGCCAAGGCTACCTGA
- a CDS encoding sigma-70 family RNA polymerase sigma factor → METKPEEADPAGSPSPLSDPERWVDEHGDYLFKFALARLRDATKAEDLVQETFLAALKGGQHFAGRSAEKSWLIGILKHKIQDHYRKASRLTSFTDLEFYSDEEGDRFIPEGLFQGGWIHDAGRELGPMEWSSDPGASLDSAVFWKTFHDCSSKMPKTIAAVFMMREVDGIESRDICQTLDISESNLWVMLHRARMALRRCLETNWFGKPG, encoded by the coding sequence GTGGAAACGAAGCCAGAGGAAGCCGACCCAGCCGGCTCACCGTCGCCTCTCTCCGATCCAGAGCGCTGGGTCGATGAGCATGGGGACTACCTGTTCAAGTTCGCACTGGCCCGGCTGCGCGACGCAACGAAGGCGGAGGACCTGGTCCAGGAGACATTTCTTGCCGCGCTGAAGGGCGGACAGCACTTCGCTGGTCGCAGCGCCGAAAAGAGTTGGTTGATCGGAATCCTGAAGCATAAGATTCAGGATCACTACCGCAAAGCCAGCCGCCTGACCTCTTTTACCGACCTGGAGTTTTATTCCGACGAGGAGGGGGACCGATTCATCCCTGAGGGTTTGTTCCAAGGAGGATGGATTCATGACGCTGGCCGGGAGCTGGGGCCCATGGAGTGGTCGTCAGATCCGGGCGCGAGCCTCGACAGCGCCGTGTTTTGGAAAACCTTTCACGACTGCTCAAGCAAAATGCCCAAGACTATCGCCGCCGTTTTTATGATGCGCGAGGTGGATGGCATCGAGAGTCGGGACATCTGCCAGACGCTCGACATTTCCGAGAGCAATCTCTGGGTGATGCTGCATCGTGCCCGCATGGCGCTGCGACGCTGCCTGGAGACCAACTGGTTTGGCAAGCCGGGCTGA
- a CDS encoding YHS domain-containing protein, with protein sequence MNRINLHPPVLVTLLASGLMTAVTFAAAPATSSVEPPANGRLFNLSDAKDRYVNHVSKEQFEAEFRKLRDDPGAIQHYNLGPDKVAISGYDPVAYFTQSKALKGRKELSASHRGVTYHFASEQNRSTFASSPEKFVPTYGGWCATAMAKGEKVEIDPTNFKVTNGRLFLFFRAFYANAIKDWNKDEPGQTVKADANWKKIAGE encoded by the coding sequence ATGAACCGCATCAACCTCCACCCTCCCGTTCTAGTTACTCTTCTGGCCTCAGGCCTCATGACCGCTGTCACCTTCGCCGCCGCACCGGCAACCTCATCGGTCGAGCCACCCGCGAATGGCCGACTCTTTAACCTCTCCGACGCGAAGGACCGATACGTCAACCACGTCTCCAAAGAACAGTTCGAAGCCGAATTCAGGAAGTTGCGGGATGATCCCGGCGCGATTCAGCATTACAACCTCGGCCCGGACAAAGTAGCGATCAGCGGCTATGACCCGGTTGCCTATTTCACGCAAAGCAAGGCGCTTAAGGGCCGCAAGGAGCTCAGCGCAAGCCATCGGGGCGTCACGTATCACTTTGCTTCCGAGCAGAACCGGAGCACGTTCGCCAGTTCCCCCGAAAAATTCGTGCCGACCTACGGCGGTTGGTGCGCCACCGCGATGGCCAAAGGCGAGAAAGTCGAGATCGATCCCACCAACTTTAAGGTCACCAATGGTCGGTTGTTCTTATTCTTCCGGGCGTTCTACGCCAACGCCATCAAGGACTGGAACAAGGACGAACCCGGCCAAACCGTCAAGGCCGACGCGAACTGGAAGAAAATCGCTGGTGAATAG
- a CDS encoding DoxX family protein, with the protein MKNRPSQTIASWILQLIAAVILAQTLFFKFSGAEESKFIFTTLGVEPWGRIASAWIELLAVVLLLIPRTVATGALLALGVMTGAIGSHLTKLGIVVKDDGGLLFGLALTVFVCSAALVMMRRREFPLVGGFLSARDEVSDAPPTRQA; encoded by the coding sequence ATGAAGAACCGTCCATCCCAAACCATCGCGAGCTGGATTCTGCAGCTCATCGCCGCCGTGATCCTGGCACAGACTCTCTTCTTCAAATTCAGCGGGGCTGAAGAATCAAAATTCATCTTCACGACGCTCGGCGTCGAACCGTGGGGCCGAATCGCCTCCGCCTGGATCGAACTTCTCGCCGTCGTCCTCCTGCTCATCCCACGCACCGTCGCAACCGGTGCGCTTCTGGCGCTTGGCGTGATGACCGGAGCCATCGGTTCCCATCTCACCAAGCTCGGGATTGTGGTCAAGGACGACGGCGGGCTGCTCTTCGGACTCGCCCTGACGGTGTTTGTCTGCAGCGCCGCGTTGGTAATGATGCGCCGTCGGGAGTTTCCCCTGGTGGGCGGGTTCCTCTCAGCGCGTGATGAAGTCAGCGATGCGCCCCCGACCCGCCAGGCTTAG
- a CDS encoding NADH-quinone oxidoreductase subunit D has protein sequence MITDTPSTISPGYSVVPKRSAEGDDLGELLEVSMGPHHPSTHGVFRMDVVLDGETIVKLKPVFGYLHRNHEKIAENTTYLASMPYTDRLDYFCSLTNNWAYALAVEKLAGLQVPDRAEYIRVITAELTRLINHTCVTGFLLMDMGALGTPLMYAFREREKILDLFEALTGARMMCNYMRFGGCRVDLPVGWLEAAKKVVDEYPRFLDEFENLLTTNEILMARTQGVGVLKPELAVDASITGPVLRASGVNYDLRKVDRYGIYSRFDFKIPLGDHGDVYDRYMIRTLEMRESINILERALQEIPDGPIIDPKAKLRGFRPKPGEAYGRIESPKGELGFYLISDGSPNPYRYRVRPPSLINLTALEDMCLGQKIADAVVILGSIDIVLGEVDR, from the coding sequence ATGATCACTGACACGCCATCGACCATAAGCCCGGGTTACTCGGTCGTGCCGAAGCGGTCCGCTGAGGGGGATGACCTTGGCGAGTTGCTCGAGGTCTCGATGGGCCCCCACCATCCTTCCACCCACGGCGTCTTCCGCATGGACGTGGTGCTCGATGGTGAAACCATCGTCAAGCTGAAGCCCGTTTTCGGGTATCTGCACCGGAATCACGAGAAGATCGCGGAGAACACGACGTATTTGGCTTCGATGCCCTACACGGATCGGCTGGACTATTTTTGCTCGCTCACCAACAACTGGGCTTACGCGTTGGCGGTCGAGAAATTGGCGGGACTGCAGGTCCCGGATCGGGCGGAATACATCCGGGTGATCACCGCCGAACTCACTCGCCTCATCAATCACACCTGTGTCACCGGGTTCTTGCTCATGGATATGGGCGCGTTGGGCACCCCGCTGATGTATGCCTTCCGGGAGCGGGAGAAGATTCTCGATCTGTTCGAAGCTCTCACCGGCGCCCGCATGATGTGCAACTACATGCGCTTCGGTGGGTGTCGGGTGGACCTGCCGGTGGGTTGGCTGGAGGCCGCGAAAAAGGTCGTCGACGAATACCCCCGTTTTCTCGACGAGTTTGAAAACCTGCTCACCACGAATGAGATCCTCATGGCCCGGACTCAAGGCGTAGGGGTGTTAAAGCCCGAACTCGCCGTGGATGCCAGCATCACGGGCCCGGTGTTGCGCGCCAGCGGGGTGAACTATGATCTGCGCAAAGTGGATCGCTATGGAATCTACAGCCGCTTCGATTTCAAGATTCCCCTGGGCGATCACGGCGATGTTTACGACCGGTACATGATCCGCACCCTGGAAATGCGGGAGTCGATCAATATTTTGGAGCGAGCTCTCCAGGAGATTCCCGATGGCCCCATCATCGATCCCAAGGCCAAGCTGCGCGGGTTCCGCCCCAAGCCCGGTGAGGCTTATGGCCGCATCGAGTCACCCAAGGGCGAACTCGGGTTCTATCTGATCAGCGACGGGAGTCCGAACCCCTATCGATATCGCGTTCGCCCGCCCAGTCTGATCAACCTCACCGCCCTCGAAGACATGTGTCTCGGCCAAAAGATCGCCGACGCCGTCGTGATCTTGGGCAGCATCGACATCGTCCTCGGGGAGGTTGATCGCTAG
- a CDS encoding glutamine--tRNA ligase/YqeY domain fusion protein, with product MSNEPNHPSPESAPAAHHHFIHQIIAEHQQTGQYGGRVGTRFPPEPNGYLHIGHAKSICLNFGLAREFKGTCNLRMDDTNPTREDVEYVESIQQDVAWLIGGWADQFLALKKSGDQSGTGVLAKDQAGVKLEPFYASDYFDQIYAFAVELIKRGKAYICDLSPEDTEKYRGSPDRPGQNSPFRERSIEENLNLFERMRAGEFPDGTRTLRAIIDMSSPNIWLRDPVLYRIRHAEHHQTGKKWCIYPMYDFAHCLSDYIEGITHSICTLEFEVHRPLYDWILEQLQLPRTLPKQYEFARLNLGYTVMSKRKLLQLVQDRVVTGWDDPRMPTISGLRRRGYTPESLRRFCEMIGITKFNGITDPSVLEFAIREDLNKRAIRAMAVLRPLKVTIENYPEGQVEWLEAVNNPEDASAGTRKIPFSKTIYIEQEDFMEHPAKKFFRLYPGNEVRLRYAYILMCVGVVKDAAGKVVELRCTIDPTSKAGDVTAGRKVKATIHWASAAHAYRAEVRLYDRLFSVEQPDGQHGKDFKGFLNPASLEVLTDCQLEPSLREAKPGTPIQFERLGYFCADVKDSQPGAPVFNRTVPMKDNWAKELKKG from the coding sequence ATGTCGAACGAACCGAATCATCCGTCCCCCGAATCCGCTCCCGCGGCGCATCACCATTTTATCCATCAGATCATCGCTGAGCACCAGCAGACCGGACAGTACGGCGGCCGGGTCGGCACCCGCTTTCCTCCCGAGCCGAATGGTTATCTTCATATTGGCCATGCCAAGTCGATCTGCCTCAACTTCGGCCTGGCACGAGAATTTAAAGGCACCTGCAATCTCCGCATGGACGACACTAACCCCACCCGCGAGGATGTGGAGTATGTGGAGTCGATCCAGCAGGATGTGGCCTGGCTAATCGGAGGCTGGGCGGATCAGTTCCTCGCTCTGAAGAAAAGCGGAGACCAGAGCGGCACCGGGGTGCTGGCCAAGGACCAGGCAGGAGTCAAGCTGGAACCTTTCTACGCCTCCGACTACTTTGATCAGATCTACGCGTTCGCCGTCGAGTTGATCAAACGGGGCAAAGCCTACATTTGCGACCTGAGCCCGGAGGACACCGAGAAATATCGCGGCTCCCCCGATCGCCCCGGCCAAAACAGCCCCTTCCGCGAACGCTCCATCGAGGAGAATCTCAATCTATTCGAGCGCATGCGCGCCGGTGAGTTCCCCGACGGAACCCGAACTCTGCGCGCGATCATCGATATGTCCTCGCCGAACATCTGGCTGAGGGATCCCGTGCTCTACCGTATCCGCCATGCGGAACACCATCAGACCGGGAAGAAATGGTGCATCTACCCGATGTACGACTTCGCCCACTGCCTGAGCGACTACATCGAAGGCATCACTCACTCCATCTGCACCCTGGAATTCGAAGTCCACCGTCCCCTTTACGATTGGATTCTCGAACAGCTGCAACTCCCACGCACGCTCCCTAAACAGTACGAATTCGCCCGTTTGAACCTGGGCTACACCGTCATGAGCAAGCGCAAGCTCCTGCAATTGGTGCAGGATCGCGTGGTGACGGGTTGGGATGATCCTCGGATGCCGACGATTTCCGGGCTGCGCCGCCGGGGCTACACACCGGAGTCCCTGCGTCGCTTTTGCGAGATGATCGGGATCACCAAGTTCAACGGCATCACCGACCCCTCCGTCCTGGAGTTCGCCATCCGCGAAGACCTGAACAAGCGAGCCATTCGGGCGATGGCTGTGCTCCGGCCTCTGAAAGTGACCATCGAGAACTATCCCGAAGGTCAGGTGGAGTGGTTGGAGGCGGTGAACAACCCCGAGGATGCCTCGGCCGGAACCCGCAAGATCCCCTTCTCCAAGACCATCTACATCGAGCAGGAGGATTTCATGGAGCACCCCGCCAAGAAATTCTTCCGGCTCTACCCGGGCAATGAAGTCCGCCTGCGCTATGCTTACATTCTGATGTGCGTGGGGGTCGTGAAGGACGCCGCCGGGAAGGTGGTCGAACTGCGCTGCACCATCGATCCCACCTCAAAGGCCGGCGACGTCACCGCCGGCCGGAAGGTCAAAGCGACGATTCATTGGGCCTCCGCCGCCCATGCCTACCGAGCCGAGGTGCGGCTCTACGACCGTCTCTTCTCCGTGGAGCAACCCGACGGACAGCACGGCAAGGACTTCAAAGGTTTTCTGAATCCGGCGTCCCTTGAAGTATTGACCGACTGCCAGCTCGAACCCTCGCTCCGGGAGGCCAAGCCGGGAACCCCCATTCAGTTTGAACGGCTGGGATACTTCTGTGCCGACGTGAAAGATTCGCAACCGGGGGCTCCCGTGTTCAACCGAACCGTGCCCATGAAAGATAACTGGGCAAAAGAGCTGAAGAAGGGCTAG